The Henckelia pumila isolate YLH828 chromosome 2, ASM3356847v2, whole genome shotgun sequence genome includes a window with the following:
- the LOC140877190 gene encoding uncharacterized protein translates to MESCSGGNSNFSFIGSCQYLKGIYLISIPNGATLMELFQNLGQKCPNINPETTTLLFTAPHKKMEVTLIDNDDVRNMINLHMCMKLNIIEMRAERKTDQSHRSTNVGRVQTEDETHSTSGSHLEVCSMSNSIDSWRQCIRGVGQTFKDAANFRNCVKNYAIAIRRSFSYVKNDSQKIIVVCTDANCSWRIYASKHQSDNAFGIRNCNLTHSCGDDNLRTRGHPKADSSWVSNLVKDKLRGEPSYRPITMIKDIQRDFGVEIKYHKVWTGKEMAMNEIHGTEKGSYDKLRWYCHAVKETNPGSYAEYEIDTMTNRFDRLFICFHTCLVGFVCGCRPLIFLDGTHIKNKYKGNILVAVAKDANDDLFTLAYAVVDAENDCNWHWFCNRLKDVLASKNVTFFHSFTFFSDRHPGLIKAIQSVFPGSHHAYCLRHLVDNFVKQVLRRYPLHNKKKWSSVLKKAAYASSRHEFFELIKSITEPMPIAQEFLVNSSPDNWANALFTGNRWGVINNNIAESWNSWVKPARHLPIVAMVDNIRIQIMTMMHERREKSLVMDKDLTPRKEKDVSLAYSQSRSLKVHRSCGLKFEVIDGDKTLAVDLSSWTCSCRGWQIYKLPCKHACACIESKSLSVYDFCDKYFTIGAYRESYKCVINPIPTFDMYEGYNDEGESICAPIVRSQPGRRRTMRIPSQVEHRLTKCGRCKKQGHNRRTCKEAFE, encoded by the exons ATGGAGTCCTGTTCTGGAGGAAATTCTAATTTTTCCTTTATTGGTAGTTGTCAGTACCTTAAAGGCATTTATCTAATTTCAATTCCTAATGGTGCTACGCTGATGGAGTTGTTCCAGAATCTCGGACAAAAATGTCCGAATATTAACCCTGAAACGACGACGTTGCTTTTCACAGCCCCTCACAAGAAGATGGAAGTCACTTTGATTGACAATGATGATGTGCGTAACATGATAAATCTTCATATGTGTATGAAGTTGAATATCATTGAAATGAGAGCAGAAAGAAAGACTGATCAAAGTCACCGTAGCACAAACGTTGGCAG GGTTCAAACTGAAGATGAGACACATTCGACAAGTGGCTCCCATCTCGAAGTTTGCAGTATGAGTAATTCTATTGATTCGTGGCGTCAGTGCATACGTGGCGTTGGTCAAACATTTAAAGATGCAGCTAATTTCCGAAATTGTGTTAAAAACTATGCCATTGCTATCAGACGTTCATTTTCCTATGTGAAAAATGATAGTCAGAAGATCATTGTTGTGTGTACTGATGCAAATTGTTCATGGAGAATATATGCATCTAAACATCAATCAGATAATGCATTTGGTATTAGAAATTGTAATTTAACTCATAGTTGTGGTGATGACAATTTAAGAACCAGAGGACATCCTAAAGCTGATTCCTCTTGGGTAAGTAACTTGGTGAAAGATAAGTTGAGGGGAGAGCCATCATATCGTCCAATTACAATGATTAAGGACATACAAAGAGATTTTGGAGTGGAAATTAAATACCACAAAGTTTGGACGGGCAAAGAAATGGCAATGAATGAAATTCATGGAACTGAGAAGGGGTCATATGATAAGTTGCGATGGTATTGTCACGCCGTTAAAGAAACCAATCCTGGAAGCTATGCTGAATATGAGATTGACACGATGACAAATAGATTTGATCGGCTGTTCATATGTTTTCACACTTGCCTTGTTGGTTTCGTTTGTGGCTGTAGGCCATTAATATTTTTAGATGGAACCCACATCAAGAACAAGTACAAAGGAAATATTCTAGTAGCTGTTGCAAAGGACGCAAATGATGATCTTTTCACCTTGGCATATGCAGTTGTGGATGCAGAGAATGACTGTAACTGGCACTGGTTTTGTAATCGATTGAAAGATGTTCTAGCTTCAAAAAACGTAACGTTCTTTCATAGCTTTACTTTCTTCTCTGACAGGCATCCTGGTTTGATTAAGGCTATTCAATCTGTGTTCCCTGGTAGTCATCATGCATATTGCTTAAGACATTTAGTAGACAATTTTGTGAAACAG GTATTGCGGAGGTACCCACTCCATAATAAGAAGAAATGGTCATCTGTATTGAAAAAAGCGGCATATGCCTCATCACGACATGAGTTTTTTGAGCTTATAAAATCTATAACCGAGCCAATGCCAATTGCACAAGAGTTTCTTGTAAATTCTTCACCTGATAATTGGGCAAATGCTCTATTTACGGGTAACCGATGGGGTGTGATTAACAACAATATTGCTGAAAGTTGGAATAGTTGGGTGAAACCTGCGCGCCACCTACCAATTGTGGCAATGGTAGACAATATACGCATCCAAATTATGACAATGATGCACGAAAGAAGAGAAAAATCTTTGGTGATGGATAAAGATTTAACCCCTAGAAAAGAAAAGGATGTTTCACTTGCTTATTCTCAGTCCCGCAGCTTGAAGGTCCATAGGTCATGTGGATTGAAATTTGAGGTTATAGATGGGGATAAAACTTTGGCAGTTGATTTGAGTTCATGGACGTGTTCATGTCGAGGTTGGCAAATCTATAAACTTCCTTGCAAGCATGCATGTGCTTGCATAGAATCAAAGTCGTTGTCGGTTTATGATTTTTGTGACAAATATTTTACGATCGGAGCTTATCGTGAAAGTTATAAATGTGTCATCAATCCTATACCAACATTTGATATGTATGAAGGTTATAATGATGAAGGTGAATCAATTTGTGCTCCTATCGTGCGTAGTCAACCAGGTCGTAGACGAACTATGAGGATCCCTTCTCAAGTTGAACATCGTCTGACAAAGTGTGGAAGGTGTAAAAAGCAAGGGCATAACAGACGTACCTGCAAAGAAGCCTTTGAATGA
- the LOC140877191 gene encoding secreted RxLR effector protein 161-like: MENCTVATTLMGALIKLDKDEGGISVDATMYRGLIGLLLYLTASRPNIVFAVCLCARFQSNPKQSHFIAGKRILRYLKGTQNVGLWYAKHNSFNLVGYSDADYAGCKLDRKSTGGSCQFLGYRMILWFSKKQTSIATSTTEAEYLAAGSCCAQLLWIQQQLRDYGIEEHDSPIFCDNTSTISITYNPILHSRTKHIEKAKMLLQRAIFHFFQAMEKGYHP, from the exons ATGGAAAACTGCACGGTTGCAACCACTCTCATGGGTGCATTAATCAAACTTGACAAAGACGAAGGGGGAATATCAGTTGATGCtacaatgtatcgaggtctaatAGGGTTATTGCTTTATTTAACAGCCAGTAGACCTAACATTGTTTTTGCAGTATGTttatgtgcaagatttcaatcaAATCCTAAGCAATCCCATTTCATAGCTGGAAAAAGGATACTGAGGTATCTAAAGGGAACTCAAAATGTTGGCCTATGGTATGCTAAGCACAACTCCTTCAATCTAGTTGGATACTCAGATGCTGATTATGCTGGATGTAAACTGGATAGAAAAAGTACTGGTggatcatgtcaattccttgggtATAGAATGATTTTATGGTTTAGCAAGAAACAGACATCCATTGCTACATCTACAACAGAAGCTGAATACTTAGCCGCAGGAAGTTGTTGTGCTCAACtgctctggattcaacaacagttgagagattatggaattgaagaacaTGACTCCCCAATCTTCTGTGATAACACCAGCACAATTTCAATTACTTACAACCCCATTCTTCACTCGAGAACGAAGCATATCGAA AAGGCAAAGATGCTCCTCCAAAGGGCCATCTTCCACTTCTTCCAGGCCATGGAGAAGGGTTACCACCCTTAA